The DNA window TTGTTCCAGTTGGCCTTGCCGCTCATTTCACCGAGTATCCCATCGAAATTTTTATCGAGCTTGCTCCAGGAATGGAATTTGCGCCACAAACGGAAGTGGATTTCTCAGGTGGCATCGGCGCACGTTTTTACTTCTTCTAGATTGCATTGCCCTTTTACGATGGCGCAAGCAGCAAAATAAATTCTCTCTTCTGTCCCTCCAGTTGTGCAGCTAGTTTTCCTGCTTGTCCAAAAAGCAGCTCTTCGCTTTTCATATTCAAATCAAGCGCAACACACACTTCTCTTTTTGCCTGTTCTTCGTGCAACTCGCGCAGAAGCTGAGAAAGCCGATAAGGTGTATCCATCAAAATCGTAAGTTCTTTCCTCTTTAGTACTTTTGCCAAAGCCTCTTTACGTTCCACTCCACGAGAGGGCAAAAAACCTTCAAAGCAAAAGCGTTTCGTTTCATAACCACAAAGCGCAAATGCAAGCAGGACGCTGTTTGCAAAGGGAGTGCTTGTTACTTTTATTTTTTCACGATGACATCTCGAAACCAAACTTTGGCCAGGATCACAAAAAGCTGGCAAGCCCCCATCACTCATCAAAAAAATGTTTTTTCCTCTTTTAAGCTCTGCAATCATCTCATCTTCCAACTCAAGTTGCGTCTGTTCATTAAAGTAAATAAAATGCTCAATCGCTTCTCGCGGCAAACCAAAACGAAGCCATCTTCTTCGAGCTTCTTTCGGTGGCTCGAGAAGAAAAAGATGTTGTTCAAAATCTAAACAAGCATGTTGAAGAAGTTGAAGGGCCACAGGCTCTAGCGGACTTTCTTCATCAATAGGACTTGGCACAAGGGTAAGCACTCCGGTATTCATCTTTACTCCTTTTGAAATGTTGCAGTTTTCAAAAATAACTTGAGCCCCCGGTTTCTTCCATATTGCGAACCAATGCAATTGATACGATCAAATTATGCCTATATTTGTTTGATATTATAAGGATGTTTCTGAAAACCAAGGTTCGTTAGGTTCGTTATTTTGTGAAATAAACCTTGCCCTTGCTGTAGATTCTGCTACCATTTTTACCGAACCATAGCAATAATTCGATGTGTTTTTTTATAACAATTCTTTATATATCATCTACTTAATTCTTATTTTCTAACAGCAATGGTTCGGAAGGTTCGGTAAAAATGGAAGCGTCACTTATTAAAAAAGGGATAAGAGAGCTGCAAAAAAAATCTGGCCGCTTGATTCATGTTTCAAATAAAGAATGGTATTCACTTTTTAAAGACGAAATTCGCAACTCCATCGCTATAGAAGGAATTTTTACCAATCGCACCGACCTTATCGATGTGCTTGAAAAAAATAAGCGCACGGATAAACAAAAAACAGCTGCTATTCTGGGATATTTTGATGCAGCATCGACAATTTACGAATATGCGGCAAATCAATACAAGGAAAAAGAATTTTCGCTCAGGATGTCCGACATAAGACAAATTCACACGATGCTCATGCGATATGAAAAAGAGATGGAGTTGTATGAAGGAGAGTTGGGTGAATTTCGCAACAAAACAGTAGAAGTTTCTCTCTCAACTTTTACTCCCATTAATGAATTTTATGTAAGACAGGCCATGGAACTTTTTGTAAAATGGGTTTCACATCATCTCAAGCAAAAAACTTATTCTCCTGTGAGATTATCAGCAATGGCTCACGTGTGGTTTGAGTCCATTCATCCCTTTCGTGATGGCAATGGACGCTCGGGAAGAATATTGCTGTCCTATATCCTCATCGGATGCGGTTTCATGAATATCGCTATCAAAGGTGTATCGAAAGAAGACCGTAATCGTTACTACGAATCTCTTGAAAAGGCAGATGATATTTTTGAAAAAATACATCGGGAGATTGAGAAGGGAAAGAAATTTAAGATAAGCGATGTTGATAAACTTATTCGAAAAAATGATTTTGATGAATTTGTATCAATTGTGGTGGAAAGATTGGAAGATTCTCTTTCACACCTCAAACAGATAAATGTGGAACATATGAACAACGAAGCTCAACTACCACTTTCCGACCTTGCTCATATCTACAATTATTCTCCGGATTATCTTAGAAATCTCATCAATCGCGGAAAATTAAAAGGGACAAAAAAAGGAAAAACCTGGTATGTACGTGTAAAAGATTTAGCTGATTACACCGAAAACATTGATTAAAAGTGGAAAACAAAACGGAGAAAAAATATGGGAAAATTTGCTAAATTCAAATTGGGAAAAGCTCCGGGAACCCTTGCCTATATTGGAGAAGCGAAAACTGCAACTGTCAGCATTAATCTTTTAAGATATGACAAAGAGAACATTGTAGAAGCAACAGAAAATTCACTTGAGCAATTGCTTCAAAATCGAAAAAAATTAAAAAACAAATGGATTAATATTAATGGCCTTCACAACGCCACGCTTATTGAAGAGCTTCGAAAAAAATATGAGATTCACCCTCTTATTTTGGAAGATTGTATCGACACCCAACAACGCCCAAAGCTTGAATCAATTGAATCGCATCTTTTTGCCGTTGTAAAAATGGCAACTGTAAATGAACACACATCTACCTTAGAACTCGAACAAATAAGTTTGATACTAGGAAAAGACTACCTTATTACGCTTCAAGAAAAAGAAGGCGATGTTTTTAAAATTCTTCGTGAGCGAATACATAATACCGCTTGGAGAGAACGCGCGCTGGAAACCGATTATCTCTTCTACGCACTTCTTGATACCATTGTTGATCATTACTTTCTCGTTTTAGAAACCCTCACTGAAAAAGCCGAAGCTCTTGAAGAGCAAATTTTAGAAAGTCCATCGAAAGAAGTGTTAAAAAATATTCACCACTTAAAAAGTGAAAGCAGAAGATTGCGAAGAGCTATTTGGCCAACACGAGAAATAGCTTCGTCATTGCTTCGCGATGAGTTGAAATACTTCAAAAAAGAAACCTTTCCTTATCTTCATGATCTTTATGATCACATTATTCAAGTTGGTGATTTGCTAGATTCACTTCGCGAAAAGCTCTCAAGCTTGCTTGAAACCTATCTTTCCGGAGTGAGCAATAAAATGAATGAAGTGATGAAAGTGCTTACGCTTTTTGCTGCCATTTTTATTCCGCTTACTTTTGTTGTTGGTATATACGGAATGAATTTTCGTTTTATGCCAGAACTTGAGTGGAAATATTCTTATCCTCTTCTATGGATTATTATGATTCTGATCGCGGCAGGAATGTTATTGCTTTTCAAACGAAAAAAATGGCTCTGATTTTTTTCAGCTAGACCTCTGCTCTATCTTGAGTTGATGCGTGTTTGATTTTTTCCAGGAAAAGAATAATTTTTTCAGCCACATTTACCCCACTTGACTCTTCAATACCCTTAAGACCTGGAGATGAATTTACTTCTAAAATAACTGGCCCATGATTAGAGCGCACCAAGTCAACCCCGGCAACACGTAGCCCCATAGCTTTTGCCGTTGCTATGGCAATTTTTCTTTCTTGAGGAGTTAACTTCACTTTTTCAGCGGTTCCACCTCTGTGTAAATTGGAACGAAATTCACCAGGTGCTGCTTGACGCTTCATAGCTGCAACCACTTTATCTCCAACCACCAAAGCTCTGATGTCGGCACCCTTTGCTTCTTTTATAAATTCTTGCACCAAAATATTTGCATCAAGCCCGCGAAAGGCCATGATTACAGACTCTGCCGCCTTCTTTGTTTCAGCAAGCACAACACCTATTCCTTGAGTTCCCTCTAACAATTTAATTACAAGCGGCGCTCCGCCAACACTTTCAATCAAGCCATCAATATCTTTTGTAGAATGAGCAAATCCTGTCACCGGCAATCCAATGCCTTTACGGGAAAGAAGCTGTAAGCTTCTCAGCTTATCGCGCGACCTCAAAATAGATTGAGACGACGCTGTGTTCACCACACCTTTCATTTCAAACTGACGTACAACTGAAGTTCCATAAAACGTATGCGAAGCACCAACACGAGGAATCACTGCATT is part of the Deltaproteobacteria bacterium CG11_big_fil_rev_8_21_14_0_20_42_23 genome and encodes:
- the corA gene encoding magnesium and cobalt transport protein CorA encodes the protein MGKFAKFKLGKAPGTLAYIGEAKTATVSINLLRYDKENIVEATENSLEQLLQNRKKLKNKWININGLHNATLIEELRKKYEIHPLILEDCIDTQQRPKLESIESHLFAVVKMATVNEHTSTLELEQISLILGKDYLITLQEKEGDVFKILRERIHNTAWRERALETDYLFYALLDTIVDHYFLVLETLTEKAEALEEQILESPSKEVLKNIHHLKSESRRLRRAIWPTREIASSLLRDELKYFKKETFPYLHDLYDHIIQVGDLLDSLREKLSSLLETYLSGVSNKMNEVMKVLTLFAAIFIPLTFVVGIYGMNFRFMPELEWKYSYPLLWIIMILIAAGMLLLFKRKKWL
- a CDS encoding 30S ribosomal protein S6--L-glutamate ligase, giving the protein MKIGILSRNDKLYSTRRLVEEAKKHGHEVRVIDYLRCYMNITSKKPEVFFQGQKLDFNAVIPRVGASHTFYGTSVVRQFEMKGVVNTASSQSILRSRDKLRSLQLLSRKGIGLPVTGFAHSTKDIDGLIESVGGAPLVIKLLEGTQGIGVVLAETKKAAESVIMAFRGLDANILVQEFIKEAKGADIRALVVGDKVVAAMKRQAAPGEFRSNLHRGGTAEKVKLTPQERKIAIATAKAMGLRVAGVDLVRSNHGPVILEVNSSPGLKGIEESSGVNVAEKIILFLEKIKHASTQDRAEV